One window of Cryptococcus neoformans var. grubii H99 chromosome 11, complete sequence genomic DNA carries:
- a CDS encoding transcription initiation factor TFIIH subunit 1, with protein MTGESSAIHKYDVDFKKTPGTLSITSTHMVWVPKVKDAMDRQSQAMNRAINMLASKPGNERVSLKILFKENVPAGGLHFVFTNANTREDDRKAVQDVLIPFVAENKNSNASAPGTPGSATTPNTPSAATGAAMSDVAKGKRRINEVTPAGLSAVSAESSPLPPAVRSQRRKYNTLRQRVLEKNDALRMLHRDLVLGRQITEEEFWEGREALIQAEEMAYAQKPGRPSRLLDDRFDLDAGRRGKTTGGTGVGIKQADNGPVILKLSKELTREIFEEFPVVQDAYAKYVPGINETEFWSRYFTSQLWERHRASVRKSANDEISRKKDDIFDQYLEEPDWNLQPRQPMPDRDGVERYLDLAATEEDHGEATSIRDVTMQAGRERSALPLIRRFNDHSKKLLRAASAGQTVRNSAFGGDIDIYEEINLEDLHDPSTTPAIILDVENAAVLHEGDDKLAPTGVLPGYSDSELLAMATESASSLRDSVPDFSSVCLANPGPFIDNDETQRNPAYEAFAKQRDSQAAALATVKDMWSRANAENAVLPVFPEMLFEQIRSCHNSATEFLRQYWSAILPPVPGALGGQAPSAKDAKAAKMASYLKNTSNKIEAIVQTAQITGFDPERVRKALAPTLGAVEVALERERKRVKGR; from the exons ATGACAGGCGAATCCTCAGCAATACATAAGTACGACGTTGACTTCAAGAAGACACCGGGAACCCTCAGTATTACGTCAACCCATATGGTATGGGTTCCAAAGGTTAAGGATGCTATGGATCGTCAAAGTCAGGCCATGAATAGGGCTATCA ATATGTTAGCAAGTAAACCTGGAAACGAGCGCGTCAGTCTCAAAATACTCTTCAAAGAAAACGTTCCCGCAGGAGGTCTTCATTTCGTTTTCACCAATGCCAACACCAGAGAAGATGACAGAAAAGCTGTGCAAGATGTTCTCATACCATTTGTCGCTGAAAACAAGAATTCTAATGCATCAGCCCCGGGTACTCCGGGATCCGCCACGACCCCGAACACTCCCAGTGCAGCAACGGGTGCAGCTATGTCAGATGTCGCCAAAGGGAAGCGAAGGATTAATGAAGTGACTCCTGCAGGCCTTTCGGCCGTGTCAGCtgaatcttctcctttacCTCCTGCGGTACGATCACAGAGGAGAAAGTACAACACGTTGCGGCAAAGAGTATTGGAAAAGAATGACGCTCTACGGATGTTACATCGTGATTTGGTGTTGGGAAGGCAAATTACTGAAGAGGAATTCTGGGAGGGTAGGGAG GCGCTCATTCAGGCAGAAGAAATGGCGTATGCGCAAAAGCCTGGTAGGCCTTCTAGACTGTTAGATGACCGATTCGATCTCGAtgcaggaaggagaggcaaGACTACTGGAGGAACAGGTGTCGGTATCAAGCAGGCCGACAACGGGCCAGTCATATTGAAGCTCTCAAAAGAGTTGACAAGAGAAATATTTGAAGAATTTCCTGTTGTTCAGGACGCTTATGCGAAATATGTCCCCGGA ATTAACGAAACCGAATTCTGGTCCAGGTATTTCACATCACAGCTATGGGAACGACATCGTGCCAGCGTGCGAAAATCCGCCAACGATGAAATTTcaaggaaaaaggatgaCATTTTTGACCAGTATCTGGAGGAGCCGGATTGGA ATCTGCAGCCGAGGCAACCCATGCCGGATAGAGATGGCGTGGAACGGTATCTTGATTTAGCAGCAACAGAGGAGGATCACGGAGAG GCTACTTCTATCCGAGATGTCACAATGCAAGCAGGGAGGGAACGAAGTGCTCTTCCTCTAATAAGACGATTCAATGATCATTCTAAAAAATTGCTTCGCGCTGC GAGTGCCGGGCAGACTGTTCGAAATAGCGCTTTTGGCGGG GACATTGATATATATGAAGAGATCAATCTCGAAGACCTTCACGATCCTTCAACAACTCCAGCTATCATTCTGGACGTTGAAAATGCTGCTGTCTTGcatgaaggagatgataaATTAGCTCCTACAGGCGTTCTCCCTGGGTATTCTGATTCGGAGCTCTTGGCTATGGCCACTGAGTCTGCTTCGAGCCTACGTGATAGCGTGCCTGATTTCTCCAGCGTCTGTTTGGCCAATCCCGGTCCGTTTATCGACAACGACGAAACTCAGAGAAATCCAGCATATGAAGCGTTTGCTAAACAGAGGGATAGCCAGGCTGCTGCATTGGCCACTGTGAAAGATATGTGGTCGCGGGCTAATGCGGAAAATGCTGTGTTGC CTGTCTTCCCAGAGATGCTTTTTGAACAAATTCGGTCATGCCATAATTCGGCGACCGAGTTTTTGCGACAATACTGGTCAGCCATTCTACCGCCTGTCCCAGGAGCGCTTGGTGGGCAAGCCCCAAGTGCTAAAGATGCCAAGGCCGCCAAGATGGCTAGTTATCTGAAGAATACTTCAAATAAAATTGAAGCAATTGTACAAACCGCGCAGATCACTGGTTTCGATCCAGAGAGGGTCAGAAAG GCACTCGCCCCTACTCTTGGTGCAGTTGAGGTGGCccttgaaagagaaaggaaaagggtgaAAGGTAGATAG
- a CDS encoding compass component swd1, which yields MQQLLNPFAQKYPDAVDSTLFTQGVCLAFNRSGPFAGHYLAVGNSHGTVEIWDVETRGVVRILEGHVKAVEGLSWSRNNRYLLSASSDGTAIVWDLSVLPHPLLSPRTPLTNEPHVGSSSARLHTVRFDSPVINASFHPRNSRIILAVLSCGEVVIVDMRKGGGKYRLEDVSDEDETAVNRKRISMTCGDFSPCGSRVYVGTSNGMLVVIDPMTRQILQRAKLANSGIRQLSFDTSGFHLLTSATDRALRLLHIDPLTLSLSPLHRFQDLINRTPWNSIGFSGDAEYVMGGAAHKMAHNVFIWDRESGVLVKVLEGPKEPLIACTWHPTKPIIASITTSGDVHVWQTSSPDNWAAFAPGFEELEENVEYDEREDEFDIEDETELNRRKDLEEDINIDLLTPQEDAFPRRAGPILSLPSNIIFANDDEQLEAMRLIESISTVAKWAEREAAVYEDAVMSGDGEQEELGDASNGAADGDDWVGFYLSQDLLSDIRNDEEAGT from the exons ATGCAGCAACTCCTCA ATCCATTCGCGCAGAAGTACCCAGATGCTGTAGATTCCACCCTCTTCACGCAGGGTGTATGCCTCGCTTTCAATCGGTCGGGACCATTTGCAGGACACTATCTTGCTGTTGGCAACAGCCATGGGACTGTAGAAATTTGGGATGTTGAGACTAGGGGTGTCGTCAGAATACTTGAAGGGCATGTCAAAGCTGTCGAGGGACTCAG CTGGTCTCGAAACAATCGCTACCTTCTATCCGCCTCCTCAGATGGCACTGCCATAGTCTGGGATCTTTCTGTGTTACCACATCCTCTCTTGTCACCTCGTACGCCTCTGACCAATGAGCCTCACGTAGGCTCGTCCTCAGCCCGGCTTCACACAGTCCGCTTCGATTCGCCTGTGATTAATGCCTCTTTCCACCCCCGCAACAGTCGAATTATTTTAGCCGTCCTTTCATGTGGGGAAGTTGTTATTGTTGAtatgaggaagggaggaggaaaataTAGGCTGGAAGACGTTtcagatgaagacgaaACGGCTGTCAACAGAAAACG GATATCAATGACATGCGGAGACTTTTCTCCTTGTGGATCTCGCGTTTATGTTGGAACGTCAAATGGAATGCTGGTCGTAATCGACCCAATGACTAGACAG ATTTTACAGCGGGCCAAACTTGCTAATTCTGGAATTCGACAACTATCATTTGATACTTCCGGCTT CCATCTCTTAACTTCTGCCACTGACCGGGCGCTCCGTTTGCTTCATATTGATCCCCTCACCCTCTCATTAAGCCCTCTCCACCGCTTCCAAGATCTTATCAATCGCACACCTTGGAATTCTATTGGATTTTCTGGAGATGCTGAATATGTGATGGGAGGTGCAGCACATAAGATGGCACACAATGTGTTTATTTGGGATAGAGAGAGTGGTGTTTTGGTCAAGGTGCTTGAAGGGCCTAAAGAACCTCTGATCGCTTGTACC TGGCATCCTACTAAACCGATCATTGCATCAATAACAACATCCGGCGACGTACATGTTTGGCAGACATCATCACCTGATAACTGGGCAGCTTTTGCTCCTGGCTTCgaggagctggaagagaatgTGGAATATgacgagagagaagatgagttCGACATT GAAGATGAGACTGAGCTCAATCGCCGTAAAgatcttgaagaagacattAATATTGATCTCCTTACCCCTCAAGAAGATGCTTTCCCCCGTCGAGCAGGACCAATTCTATCTCTACCGTCTAATATAATCTTTGCCAACGATGACGAACAATTAGAAGCGATGCGACTCATCGAGAGCATTTCCACCGTGGCGAAGTGGGCTGAAAGAGAAGCAGCTGTATATGAGGATGCAGTTATgagtggggatggggaaCAGGAAGAATTAGGTGACGCTTCAAATGGAGCAGCAGATGGAGACGATTGGGTGGGCTTCTATCTTTCTCAAGATCTCCTGTCAGACATCAggaatgatgaagaagccgGAACTTGA
- a CDS encoding chaperone regulator — translation MSTIVDSRPRGAYIAADCPSCRSEQEYMIPATFIGGLRVRCSACKQLFTHPQPKPSGSSSSSTSKAAPRSRGIGTDKDPLDLAYYDVLGLDSQCTTEEVKKAYRRLAIKLHPDKNRDDPDAEEKFKEISVAYQVLSDPELRHKYNEFGQKNGGGMSEPAGGFHDPEEVFGKMFGGDRFEVLIGNISIGKDMKEAFQQQHEEDPNDFTIGPNGRPILTPAGAQKRWSREKKVAEEKARQRQARVDQLATHLTNKLNIYTEAAKGPQDEMVGASFKEICRLEADDLKDENYGVELLHAIGKTYQAKSTQHLASSQFAPLGWFHGAKSSFNVVSDTVSTLRSAMELKAVFERLQKAEQSGMSADELRKLEEQAAEQGMRTMWKGVKLEVESVIRDTCEKVLSDSALPKEKLHSRAVALGLMGEAFLAIRKEGETHEEDFVRVETPASKQREASHATTQAPPPVPPRPENTTSATQDAQLKEKEETLKAAYRAYESKRQGNP, via the exons ATGTCAACCATCGTAGACTCCAGACCGAGGGGCGCCTACATTGCTGCCGATTGCCCCAGCTGTCGTTCTGAACAAGAATATATGATCCCTGCGACGTTTATAGGGGGTCTTCGTGTCCGCTGTTCAGC ATGCAAGCAATTATTTACCCACCCGCAACCAAAGCCATCTggctcaagctcttcgtCTACATCTAAAGCCGCTCCCCGCAGTAGGGGTATTGGGACTGACAAGGATCCGCTAGACCTAGCCTATTACGATGTTTTGGGATTGGACAGTCAATGTACGACAgaggaagtgaagaaggcCTATAGGCGGTTAGCCATAAAGTTACACCCTGACAAG AATCGGGATGACCCAGATGCAGAGGAAAAA TTCAAAGAAATATCTGTGGCATATCAAGTTCTATCAGATCCTGAACTCCGACACAAATATAATGAATTTGGTCAGAAGAACGGGGGTGGAATGTCAGAACCTGCTGGCGGATTCCATGACCCCGAGGAAGTGTTTGGCAAGATGTTTGGAGGTGATCGTTTCGAAGTACTGATCGGTAACATTAGTATCG GCAAGGATATGAAGGAAGCattccaacaacaacacgAAGAAGATCCAAACGATTTTACTATTGGACCTAACGGCAGGCCTATATTGACCCCCGCGGGTGCACAGAAGAGATGGTCCCGCGAAAAGAAAGttgcagaagagaaggccCGACAGAGGCAGGCTAGAGTCGACCAATTAGCTACGCATTTGACCAACAAGCTTAATATCTACACGGAAGCTGCTAAAGGACCTCAAGACGAGATGGTGGGAGCGAGTTTCAAGGAAATCTGTCGTTTGGAAGCTGA TGATCTCAAAGACGAAAATTACGGTGTTGAGTTACTACACGCCATAGGGAAGACGTATCAAGCCAAATCTACCCAGCACCTT GCATCGTCCCAATTTGCTCCACTAGGCTGGTTCCACGGTGCTAAATCCAGTTTCAACGTGGTATCTGATACCGTATCCACTCTTCGTTCAGCAATGGAGCTGAAGGCAGTATTCGAACGGCTTCAAAAGGCTGAGCAAAGTGGCATGTCGGCGGATGAGCTGCGTAAGCTCGAAGAACAAGCTGCGGAGCAAGGTATGAGGACGATGTGGAAAGGAGTGAAGCTCGAAGTAGAGAGTGTGATAAGGGACACATGTGAAAAGGTTCTGTCCGATTCAGCATTACCGAAAGAGAAGTTACATTCGAGGGCTGTTGCTTTGGGTTTGATGGGCGAG GCATTCTTGGCTATCCGTAAAGAGGGCGAGACGCATGAGGAAGATTTCGTTAGGGTCGAGACACCAGCTTCAAAGCAGCGCGAAGCATCTCATGCTACCACACAAGCCCCGCCACCCGTTCCTCCTCGCCCCGAAAATACAACCAGCGCAACTCAAGATGCGCAGCtaaaggagaaagaggagacaTTAAAGGCAGCGTATCGAGCAT ACGAAAGTAAACGGCAAGGTAATCCGTGA